One genomic window of Scatophagus argus isolate fScaArg1 chromosome 16, fScaArg1.pri, whole genome shotgun sequence includes the following:
- the cdk21 gene encoding cyclin-dependent kinase 6 encodes MDVCAKPLCYELLAEVGEGSYGKVFKAREAGQKQRLLAVKKFKIRSDASETGIPPVMIREVALLRKMKYFNHPNIVKLLDASVVPVGRSLDLTLVLEYIDQDLSTYLSKVPVSGLSRDCIKDVMQQLLRGLDFLHTNMVVHRDLKPENILVSSRGEVKIADFGLARIYTFNIALTPGVVTLWYRAPEVLLNSVYMSSVDMWSAGCIFAELFLLRPLFQGYTEAQQLQKIFEVIGLPDEEDWPQDSPISYSVSWGPKGSCTKLLPSLRPDEKDLLSQCLTFRPTGRITAAKALAHPFFTKL; translated from the exons ATGGACGTCTGCGCTAAACCTTTGTGCTACGAGCTCCTGGCTGAAGTCGGGGAAGGCTCCTACGGTAAAGTGTTCAAAGCCAGAGAGGCGGGGCAGAAACAGCGCCTCCTGGCGGTGAAGAAATTCAAGATCCGCAGTGACGCGTCAGAAACCGGGATCCCTCCCGTCATGATCCGCGAGGTGGCGCTGCTGCGTAAAATGAAGTATTTCAATCATCCCAACATAGTCAA GCTGTTGGATGCATCTGTTGTACCAGTGGGCAGGAGTTTGGACCTCACTCTGGTGTTGGAATACATTGACCAAGACTTGTCCACCTACCTGTCCAAGGTTCCTGTGTCTGGATTGAGCCGTGACTGTATCAAG GATGtgatgcagcagctgctgcGAGGATTGGACTTCCTGCACACCAACATGGTGGTGCACCGAGACCTGAAACCAGAAAACATCTTGGTCAGTAGCCGCGGAGAAGTCAAGATTGCGGACTTTGGACTGGCACGCATCTACACCTTCAATATCGCTCTCACTCCAGGT GTGGTGACACTGTGGTACAGAGCACCCGAGGTGCTGCTGAACTCCGTTTACATGTCCTCGGTGGACATGTGGAGCGCCGGCTGCATCTTCGCCGAGCTCTTCCTCTTGAG ACCGCTGTTTCAGGGATACACAGAGGCACAGCAGCTGCAAAAAATCTTTGA GGTGATTGGTTTGCCCGACGAGGAGGACTGGCCCCAGGACAGCCCGATCTCATACTCTGTCAGCTGGGGGCCGAAGGGCTCCTGCACCAAGCTGCTGCCCAGCCTGAGGCCAGACGAGAAGGACCTCCTGTCT CAATGTTTGACATTCAGGCCGACCGGTCGCATCACAGCCGCCAAAGCCCTGGCTCACCCTTTCTTCACGAAGCTCTGA